One window from the genome of Malus domestica chromosome 01, GDT2T_hap1 encodes:
- the LOC114824444 gene encoding probable methyltransferase PMT11 has translation MTILGNGDWLRIPLILKVCGIVMMAVTFFYFGKHWSDGSQQLLFFTTTTSRAPSAVSVSPNLDKPFNLSALINETLAPPPLLPSPPPPDVVQRFGIVDENGTMSDDFEVGDFDPDEVVENWGGQNGTVAESEGSGSGRVSVERFELCPKSMSEYIPCLDNVEVVKRLKSTAKGERFERHCPEAGRGLNCLVPAPKSYKSPIPWPKSRDEVWFFNVPHTKLVEDKGGQNWIIRQKNKFKFPGGGTQFIHGADGYLTDISKAVPDITFGQHVRVVLDVGCGVASFGAYLLSRDVLTMSVAPKDVHENQIQFALERGVPAMVAAFATHRLLYPSQAFDLIHCSRCRINWTRDDGILLLEVNRMLRAGGYFAWAAQPVYKHEEVLEEQWQEMLNLTTRLCWELVSKQGYVAIWKKPVNNSCYLNRDEGTKPPLCDPSDDPDKVWYVDLKACITRLPENGYGTNVTAWPDRLQTPPDRLQSIQIDAFISRKELFKAESRYCHELVGGYVRGLKWKKFRLRNVMDMRAGFGGFAAALIEHDLNCWVMNVVPVSGPNTLPVIYDRGLIGVMHDWCEPFDTYPRTYDLLHAASLFSIEKKRCDISTIMLEMDRMLRPGGRAYIRDSISVMNELQAIGKAMGWRVNLRDTSEGPHASYRLFIGEKRLLHS, from the exons ATGACAATTTTGGGCAATGGCGATTGGCTGCGAATCCCGTTGATCCTGAAAGTTTGCGGAATTGTGATGATGGCAGTCACCTTCTTCTACTTCGGGAAGCACTGGTCCGATGGGTCCCAGCAGCTACTCTTcttcaccaccaccacgagcCGAGCACCCTCCGCCGTCTCCGTCTCGCCCAACCTAGACAAGCCTTTCAATCTCTCCGCCCTCATAAACGAAACCCTAGCTCCACCCCCGTTGCTTCCGTCTCCGCCGCCGCCCGATGTGGTCCAGAGGTTCGGGATCGTCGACGAGAATGGCACCATGTCTGACGATTTCGAGGTCGGGGATTTCGATCCCGATGAGGTGGTGGAGAATTGGGGCGGCCAGAACGGGACTGTGGCGGAGAGTGAGGGGAGCGGGTCGGGTCGGGTGAGTGTGGAGAGGTTCGAGCTCTGCCCGAAGAGTATGAGCGAGTACATACCTTGTTTGGATAATGTGGAGGTGGTTAAGAGGCTGAAATCCACGGCGAAAGGCGAGCGGTTTGAGCGGCATTGCCCGGAGGCTGGTCGGGGTTTGAATTGCTTGGTTCCGGCGCCCAAGAGCTACAAGAGCCCAATTCCATGGCCTAAAAGCCGGGATGAG GTTTGGTTCTTCAACGTACCTCATACAAAATTAGTGGAAGATAAAGGGGGTCAGAATTGGATTATCAGACAGAAGAACAAGTTTAAGTTTCCGGGAGGTGGTACACAGTTTATACATGGAGCAGATGGTTACTTGACTGATATTTCTAAG GCGGTCCCAGACATCACCTTCGGTCAGCATGTCCGAGTTGTTTTGGATGTCGGATGTGGTGTTGCGAGTTTTGGTGCGTATCTGCTGTCGCGAGATGTCCTTACTATGTCAGTTGCACCTAAAGACGTCCATGAGAACCAGATTCAATTTGCTCTTGAGCGCGGTGTGCCTGCAATGGTAGCAGCATTTGCAACTCACCGTTTATTGTACCCAAGTCAGGCATTTGACCTGATACATTGCTCACGATGTAGGATTAACTGGACTCGTGATG ATGGCATATTGTTGCTTGAGGTTAATAGGATGCTCAGGGCAGGAGGATACTTTGCTTGGGCAGCACAGCCAGTTTATAAGCATGAAGAAGTTCTAGAGGAGCAGTGGCAAG aGATGCTTAACCTCACCACGCGGCTTTGCTGGGAATTGGTGTCAAAGCAGGGCTATGTTGCAATATGGAAAAAGCCGGTTAACAACAGCTGCTATCTAAATCGGGATGAAGGAACCAAACCTCCATTATGTGATCCAAGTGATGACCCAGACAAAGTTTG GTATGTTGATCTGAAGGCATGCATCACAAGACTTCCTGAAAATGGCTATGGAACAAATGTCACAGCATGGCCGGACCGTTTGCAAACTCCCCCTGATAGGCTTCAGAGCATACAAATTGATGCCTTTATATCCAGAAAGGAGCTATTTAAAGCAGAATCCAGATATTGCCATGAGTTAGTTGGAGGTTATGTTCGTGGTTTAAAATGGAAGAAGTTTAGATTAAGAAACGTAATGGACATGAGAGCTGGCTTTGGAGG ATTTGCAGCTGCACTAATTGAACATGATTTAAATTGCTGGGTTATGAATGTGGTTCCTGTTAGCGGCCCCAACACATTACCTGTTATATATGACCGTGGACTCATTGGAGTAATGCATGACTG GTGTGAACCATTTGATACATACCCACGGACATACGATTTATTGCATGCAGCCAGCCTTTTCTCTATTGAGAAAAAAAG ATGTGATATCTCCACAATCATGCTTGAGATGGACCGGATGCTAAGACCTGGTGGTCGTGCATACATCCGTGACTCAATTTCTGTCATGAATGAACTTCAAGCAATCGGAAAAGCCATGGGCTGGCGCGTCAATTTACGAGACACATCTGAGGGGCCTCATGCAAGTTATAGACTCTTTATTGGCGAAAAACGCCTCTTGCATAGTTGA